gaatttatttgtaaactcaGGAATTTTTAAACCAGAAGCTGGCAGTACCAAACTCATGTGACATTAATAATATCCGTTCAAAAATGTATCATTTCTTAGAAGCGTTTCGATATTGCTATCGTTTATTCAAGTTAGAATCTTCAGTTAACGTACAAAAACGATGTTTTTATTAGTGTAATAACAAAACTCGTCAAACGTCAAAACATTCGTGGAGAGTTGCGTATTTACTTGCAAAACAATCATGAATAACAATTAATTCGCAGTTAATTGGTTTAAGGCGAGAATATAAACATGTCGGGCGTTAAATTAGATGTCCTTTGGTCGCCTGTACATCACGATAAATTTATCATATGGGGTCCAGACATAACCTTATACGAAGTTTCTCGGATCAAAGAAATAGAGAAGAAAACTACTTGTACGTATATAATTAATGCACATAATATGCCACATGACTAAATACTTGCAATAATTTCCCACTAGAAGCAAACCCTGAGTATTTTTTTCTGAGATAAAGcagttttcatattattatttatgttcatATTGTTATCAAGTTTGAATGAACCTTGACAATATGAATGTATAATGAGTTTGTTATCTAATTTATTGCTGTGACTGTTTGTTAATGTCACTAATAAATAGACAAAATAAagcatacaaaatacatttaaaaaatatacctatttatatacTTGATATAGCTTACTCATTAACTGATTACCTATATACTTTTTAAGCCTTAAAACATTGGCAATTTTCCTAATAAATACAGCATCAATACTATATTGTTCTAATATTTACACATCATAAATTTAATATCTCAGATCACTCTTAAGATTCAATATTCTCTTTATTCCAGTTACTCCAATATCATCAACTAGAGGGGCCACAGTGCTCGCATCACAAAGTGCTAGCGGAGTGCGTTGTGCAGACATCAGTGCTATACCTGAGCAGCCAGAGCCATTGCTAGCACTAGGATACTCTACAGGACGAGTAGCACTTACTACCCTCAAACAGACTTATGATCCACTTGGACTGGTCGGCAGGGAGTTCTGTAAgttcttttttcaatattaccGCCTTACTGTAGTTAGCTATTGAACAACTCTTTCTAATAACTTTGCTTTCATTTTACTAAAGTTACCCGTATCTAAATGGAGGGTGGGTATGAAAATCTCAAAATTATgagataaatttaaaattttatctagGAGGAGAAAAAAGACATGcaacaacatttaaaaatttatgTTGTGATTGATGTTATTAAGGCATAAACCACccttttaaatgtaaaaaactatATGTAATTGAGAAAACAGGTTATTTGAAATCACAGACAAACATGAGGTCAATAAATAGCCTATTTCCCCTCTATTGTCCCCAGCTCCCCGTCATCCTAGGCTATGCAACTCAGTATCATGGAGCCACCAGGAGACAAACTTGCTGGCGGTGGCCATGGAGAAACACCGCAGTGACCACTGCATTCTACTGTGGGATGTGTACCGAGGATCTGTGCTGTGTGATGAGGCTAGAGGTATGATGTTACcttagattttatataaattagacaaTAGTGCTGTATTTACATAATTGTGTTAGAAAATTGCAGTTTCTGGCCCATagctttaattaatatttatttaacaactctTGAAGCAACGCAAATTGATAACATGCATTTGGTTATTTGATTAGTATTGTAGACTTAAGGCCTCCATCTTAGTTGAAAAGGTAATTATGCTTAGCTTGGACTGTGTTGAACTTACCACACTATAATTCAGTTGAAACAGCTGTTGTCTGGTATCTTtcaactaaattataaaattttccttGGTTTAATCTCAGCTGGTGAAGCGGCCACTCCTCCCCCCGACCCCGCTAAGCCGGTGGCGGAGATGGGTCTGTCGGAGACAGCGCACTGCGTCACGTGGGCCAACTTCGCGCCCAGGACACTTGTCGCCTCCATGAACTTGAAGTATATCAAGATATTTGACCTGAGAGGTAAGTAAAATTAATGCTGTTTTGTTGTTCATTGAGGTTCTCTAGATCAGTAGCAtcatgttattgtttatttagaatGTAATACTTTGGAAAGTTATAGCTGTCATTTAGTTGTTGTTGATaaaccaaacaaatattttttagacccAATCTCAATAGTGATCTATCAATGCACAGTccaaactactggacggatcaggctgaattAATGATAAAGTACACGTGAAAACGCTATGCGGAATGGAGCGACTTCTGACTATAGTTAACTGTGTTATTGTTGTATGTCAGACTTGTCGAACAAGGCGGTGAGCACGACGACGACGCGCTACTGCTACGGCGTGTGCGCGGAGCCGTGCGGCGGCTTCCAGCTGGCGTCGCGCGGGGACGGCGTGGCCTGCGTGTGGGACGTGCGCGCGCTGGCCCGCCCGCTGCTCAGTCTGCAGCATCCCAAGCCCATCACGCACCTGCAGTGGTGCCCCACCAGGTACGGGCGTGTGCGTGCTCGTGCACGGCCATTACagacgtgcgaactacgtcatgaCATTTTATCTGactctctcgctcgcactcaCACATTGACTCATTACTATTCTTTTGATTAttacgtagttcgcacgtttgcaATGGTCAGacttatttggtatttttaaattgtaatgtgTAGCGTAATCATCTTGCTATAAATGTATGTGTATTGTTGTCAGACGCAATCTTCTGTTGTCGCTACAGCGCGACTCGACCACGTTGCGAGTACACGACATACAACAAGCCAGCGAAAACAAAGTACACTTGCCTGACAACTTGGTGAGTCCATTCACTTCAACTATGATTGTGAATGATTTCTTACTTTTTTTAAGTAACGTCATTTTTTAAGGTATTTTCGGCAGACAAAATTGCCTAACAAAATAGATAtagaaacgaaaaaaatattgtttaatttttatgctGTTCAGTTTTTCATTATTCAATAATTCATAACATTGTGTTTGatagtatgtaattatgtatgtgtatttccGTGGTTGTACTCAGCCGGCGGGCCCGGTGGTGGAGGCGGAGCCCGAGGAGCAGTACTCGCGCGGGCCCAGCGTGCTGGAGCGCGACGTGGCGCCGGCGCCCGTGCCGCTGCTCACCTTCAGCTGCCACCCGCGCCACGAGGCGCGCCTGCTCTGTGTCTGCGCTAACGGTATGGCAACTAATTAACAGTCATGTTATACCGATTTCGGACATTTTCGAGTACCCATGGAGAAATGCAAGGCCTTTGAAACTTTTATGCTAATTCGTTCACAATTGGACaaaaattttaacatattaggtcggggaataTATGGGGgggttatagtatgtatgaacttgtaataaaatctctttggcttcaagaatcacaaatgagtagacggttcattaggtttctttcagtgagctcgtgagataTATCTATTATCTAGCTTTTTTtgcgtagagaaaagattttattacaagttcatacatactataatgcgaaaagactttttccccgacctaatatttctgATGATACAACTGTTCAAATAGTAACCGTTTTGTTAAGGTTAGGTCTCTCACTAGGTATGTAAGATACTTATCTAAGCGGGTGGACCCGAAGGCAAAACATTGTAAGACCTATTTGCCTGCAGGCACGTTAGTGGACTACACGGTGTGCGAGCGCGTGACGGTGGCGTGGGGGGGCGGAGGCACGCTGCTGTGGACGGGCGGCAGCGGAGCCCTGCGCATGATGCGGGACGACTTCTACGCCGCCATCAAGGACATCTCCTATGTCATGAAGAGGAGGGCGCAGACTGACTATGGACTTAAGGTAACTATAAAATAACTGAATACTTTCATATTGTCCAAGTTCGTTTGCGTGGACTTGGAAAAGgtctttgttattttataaaaaaaattacattatctaTCGTATTTTTGTTCTTATGAGATGTGTAGCGAATGGGCACATAATTTCCTTcttttaatattgtgtttatatttgtgttttgcAGCCAGACTTATGGCAAAACGCAGACTTAGCGGACGATGAGTCTCTAAGTGCACTGTGGCACTTCTTAGCACTAAGCAAATCACTTGTTGAAGATGGTAAGATTTTATACtcacatgtattttttttttcacagtgAATATCgggttgttttattttatctactgaaatttatttattttatattgaaattgtcTCTTTTGTTTGGTTAATGATTACTTGGTTTTAACGTTGTTTATGAGTTCGCCAAAAGTGTTTAAAGTAGaagtcagaaaaataatattttagttcacGTAACATATTTAGTGTTCAATCTTATTGCTTTTAAATCTACTTTGTTAcgaaattgttataaattattgtttgtttcttgttaatgattagcgtttaaaatattgtgtcgTGTGTAGGTTGTATACGCAACAGTCCGTGGAAACACCCGGGTGTACGCACGGTGTTACGTTCAGCGGGCGACGGCGGATACCGCTCCGAGATTGTACCGTCGTTGTTACCTGACTTGCCCAACCGACGAGTTACTATCTACAGGTGAGAGCTtgtataaattagtttatattgcacttttgtttgatttatgttttgtagtagtgtattgaaaaataaatttaattgtattttggAGAATGTATACATGTATATATTTGGAGAATGTATgtgaaaaataatgttgattatttacATCAGTCtcttagtgctcattcacgttgactcgcgggcgcggtggcgggcgcggtcgcgaaatatcaaacatatggcgatgtaccgaagtgttcacgtacaaaccgttcgcgcggtctaagtcgcgggcgagctagcggcgtcgcgcgcggcccgcgtggcgcgctcgcgccaatatcaaacaagtgaagatgttcgtgtgtgttcacgtcgaactagcggtggcgggcgcgatccactcgcgacgtcaagtatgttgaaccagtttgagccagtttgagccaaacacccgcctggcggccaacgtgaacacaaatcgccacgtccccgcgctcgcgaccgccaccgcgcccgcgagttccaacgtgaacaagcacttaagAAGTAGACATTCGGACTTGATGATGTTTTTAAGTggttttaaaaggaaatttaaAAGTCTATCAAAAGTAGTACATATATAGGGTGTCcgaaaactcaacgataatctgaaACCAGAAgaaaggccaagttataccagttctgggaaaaaaaaaatctatgtcacttagttcagcaataatagacatttttaaaaaaagctGAAATTTCACAGCCTTGGTCGCATTTTTTAGCCCTGTGATCACCAATTTCACAATttcgatgtatttttttttaatttcgtgatcttaattaaatatgctattaattgtaaaacaaattaatgcacaaaaaattgttaattcaataaaaaaagttaagttttagtgagtcatggttcagaaaaatatcgttagttaactttgacgcttcatattgaaaaaaaaagtactaaactacccttggcaagttatttcagaAGATGGCGCATTTAATCGAAACTTCAAAaaggtgcaacacttgccacttttcttgccattaaaaatgttagtgcttgttcacgttggaactcgcgggcgcggtggcggtcgcgagcgcggggacgtgacgatttgtgttcacgttggccgccaggcgggcgtttggctcaaactggctcaaactggttgatcttacttgacgtcgcgagtggatcgcgcccgccaccgctagttcgacgtgaacacacacgaacatcttcacttgtttgatattggcgcgagcgcgccacgcgggccgcgcgcgacgccgctagctcgcccgcgacttagaccgcgcgaacggtttgtacgtgaacacttcggtacatcgccatatgtttgatatttcgcgaccgcgcccgccaccgcgcccgcgagtcaacgtgaatgagcacttatttttatttgaacgaagtgTATCGTCGCAGATGaatcggacgcagtggttcaattttatggcctcctcgttcccccgatctaaatccagtagatattttttactgggaatgcataaaagaaaaaatctattagaaatcaatacaaaatcatcagaacttcgccagaaaattgacacagcgtcagaggaaataaatgcaaggaattttgcttgactggtgcaaagtcttttgtaaggcgttgcagagcctgtattcgtgccataaaatttaaccactgcgtccgatccatctgcgacgATAcacttcgttcaaataaaaatattttttttaatggctagaaaagtggcaagtgttgcaccattttgaaatctcgATTAAATGCGCTATCTtctgaaataacttgccaagggtagttt
This genomic stretch from Anticarsia gemmatalis isolate Benzon Research Colony breed Stoneville strain chromosome 13, ilAntGemm2 primary, whole genome shotgun sequence harbors:
- the mio gene encoding GATOR complex protein mio; translated protein: MSGVKLDVLWSPVHHDKFIIWGPDITLYEVSRIKEIEKKTTFTPISSTRGATVLASQSASGVRCADISAIPEQPEPLLALGYSTGRVALTTLKQTYDPLGLVGREFSPRHPRLCNSVSWSHQETNLLAVAMEKHRSDHCILLWDVYRGSVLCDEARAGEAATPPPDPAKPVAEMGLSETAHCVTWANFAPRTLVASMNLKYIKIFDLRDLSNKAVSTTTTRYCYGVCAEPCGGFQLASRGDGVACVWDVRALARPLLSLQHPKPITHLQWCPTRRNLLLSLQRDSTTLRVHDIQQASENKVHLPDNLPAGPVVEAEPEEQYSRGPSVLERDVAPAPVPLLTFSCHPRHEARLLCVCANGTLVDYTVCERVTVAWGGGGTLLWTGGSGALRMMRDDFYAAIKDISYVMKRRAQTDYGLKPDLWQNADLADDESLSALWHFLALSKSLVEDGCIRNSPWKHPGVRTVLRSAGDGGYRSEIVPSLLPDLPNRRVTIYRSAERTRALQLCGWGWGWENALAGVERAEAEGTPCRAAALAAFQLRVRAALDVLARAKEPALRVAALALAGLSDERLWREAHAHAHAALPDPYLRALLRFLAASAPAHPTHHQPPAHYPDLSAVLSETEMRLEDRVAFACIFLSDAKLHDYIRQTCDQLIEAGDLSGILLTGASPEGISLLQRWVEHTGDVQSVALLAARCFTADLLKEHRVLNWLDSYRTILDSWQLWWARCALDTWVCAGEGGGEWGAGGTGGGGGVPRHVCVACTYCGKSVAAPPSHNRPRVAFARLPPPAAKMKQISSCPHCRKPLARCGVCSLHLGTGAAGAGAAAGATFGGWFSWCVACRHGGHAQHLINWFKEHTECPVSSCNCHCATLDPPDRP